Below is a genomic region from candidate division KSB1 bacterium.
GGAACCTCTTCTCTTTGGTTTCGAGGTTCAGTTCCCGGAGAATGCGGTACAGGCGGAATGGGTTGATCCGCGTTCTTCCGAACCTGGGACTGCGAAGCGTCTTCCAGATGTACCACAGGCCCCCCAGGGGGAATTCGATCACGATTCTTCGGATCTTTTCGTGGATGGGGAGAAGCTCGTCGGGCAGCGGCTCGGCCTTCCCGGCCATTGGGGAGGAGGTCGGCTGGGCGGGGACCAGAACTTCGGGGCTCGCCTCACCTTCTGCGGGTGCGGTCCGCATCACCCCGGCGGTGATGTCGAGCCCGAGGGCCAGGTCGAAGTCGTCGATCGCCTCTTCGATGTGGTCATAGGCCTCGATGATGCGGTCGAACTCGAGCATCTCGAATACCTCGCGCACCTCCGGGGACATGTGGGCCACCCGCAAATCTCCGCCTTTCTCGCGGAGGTCCCGGATCTCTCCCACAAAGGCGCCCCAACCGGCACTCGACACGTACCCCACCCCCGCCATGTCGACGAGGATGTTCACGAGGCCCTCCTTCTGGAGCTGCGCGAGGATGCGATGGACTTCTGGGGCCGTTGTGGTGTCGATGAAGCCGCGGAGACGGAGAAGGGCAATATCTTCCCTCGCCCCCACCCGTAACACTTCCACTTGGATGCCTTCGGGTCGCGCAGGATCAGCGCTCAAGGCCTATCGCCCTCGCGTTGTGCGCGTTTCTGCCCCGCTCTCCGTTCACGCGTCGAAAACCCGCGGAGCCAGCCCAACAAGACGGCCCTTGCTTCGGGCAAGGGCCTCCTCACGGATCCGGTTCGAAAAACTCTCGCCCCCCGGCAATTTCGATCTCGACCTCCCGGTCCCTCCTGCCGCCAGCGCCGGGCGCTTCACCGGTTTACCTGCTGGTGATGAGCTTCTTGTAGAGGGCCACGTACTTCCGTGCCGAAGCTTGCCAGGAGAAATCCTGGCGCATGGCATTCTTCACCAGTTTCGTCCAGGTTGTCCGATCCTGATACACCTTTAGAGCTCTGCCGATGGCATCCAGGAGAGCCGCCGCGCTGTACTCCTGAAAAACGAATCCGTTTCCACGCCCGGTTTCCGGATCGAAGTCCTGAATCGTGTCGGCCAGGCCCCCCGTGGCGCGCACGATGGGGATCGTCCCGTATCGAAGGCTGTAGATCTGGTTCAGGCCGCACGGTTCGTAGCGGGAGGGCATGAGGAACATGTCGCTACCGGCCTCGATGAGGTGGGCCAGTGGTTCGTCAAAACGGAGGTTCACCGAGAGCTTGCTCGGGTATTTCTTGGCGAATTTCTCGAAGATCTTGTGGTACTTGGGGTCGCCCGTACCGAGCAGCACCATCTGGACATCCATGGCCAGAATTGAGTCCATCGCCTCGGCCAGGATGTCAAAACCCTTCTGCTCAGCGAGGCGGGAGATCATCCCGATGACTGGCACGTCCGGGCGAAAGGCCAGGCCCACGTGCGTAAGGAGGGCCTCCTTGTCTCGGAGCTTCCCGGAGAGGTCAGACGCGCTGTACTTGTGCGGAATGAACTCATCGGTCTCCGGGTTCCAAACCGTGTAGTCGACGCCGTTCAGGATGCCGTGGATATCGGCTGCCCGTTGACGCAGCACACCGTCCAATCCAGCCCCGAATTCCTCCG
It encodes:
- a CDS encoding STAS domain-containing protein; its protein translation is MEVLRVGAREDIALLRLRGFIDTTTAPEVHRILAQLQKEGLVNILVDMAGVGYVSSAGWGAFVGEIRDLREKGGDLRVAHMSPEVREVFEMLEFDRIIEAYDHIEEAIDDFDLALGLDITAGVMRTAPAEGEASPEVLVPAQPTSSPMAGKAEPLPDELLPIHEKIRRIVIEFPLGGLWYIWKTLRSPRFGRTRINPFRLYRILRELNLETKEKRFRFYRSR
- the glgA gene encoding glycogen synthase GlgA; the protein is MKNVYNILYVSPEVAPFAKTGGLADVAGALPKALKEMGHDIRIMMPKYGCISERKYVLREVIRLREIPVRLGQRQYVVSAKSAFLPDAKVQVYFVDYPPYFDRDSLYVNPSTGQDWSDNPERFALFCRAVIEVLKVLHWQPDVIHCNDWQTALIPAYLKTRLQGDPFFAKVSTLLTIHNLAYQGVFDASVAEVIDLPPELFQPGGPLEFYGKVNFLKAGIVYADAISTVSEKYAEEIQTEEFGAGLDGVLRQRAADIHGILNGVDYTVWNPETDEFIPHKYSASDLSGKLRDKEALLTHVGLAFRPDVPVIGMISRLAEQKGFDILAEAMDSILAMDVQMVLLGTGDPKYHKIFEKFAKKYPSKLSVNLRFDEPLAHLIEAGSDMFLMPSRYEPCGLNQIYSLRYGTIPIVRATGGLADTIQDFDPETGRGNGFVFQEYSAAALLDAIGRALKVYQDRTTWTKLVKNAMRQDFSWQASARKYVALYKKLITSR